The following are encoded together in the Triticum dicoccoides isolate Atlit2015 ecotype Zavitan chromosome 6B, WEW_v2.0, whole genome shotgun sequence genome:
- the LOC119322171 gene encoding uncharacterized protein LOC119322171: MKVLRESTWDAAAAQRRAQRARRRRQAATWKGRRGMPGPPRFLDRCDTLHDGRPKILRPQEASGGSGASPAKSGQIQWKNSPPARPSDQAPIAEPNGRHAADAVQPSLCFHIASYGIESVFKGFLFLILVHASTEISKYIWSILVFFLMSFTIHQVPLSPGSQVVLAITTCVAKVQWTTNLSTCKLMGFSRYNS; this comes from the exons ATGAAGGTGTTGCGCGAATCGACCTGGGACGCTGCTGCCGCACAACGGCGAGCTCAACGAGCCCGACGACGACGGCAAGCAGCGACctggaaggggaggaggggcatgcCTGGGCCGCCGCGCTTCCTCGACCGCTGTGACACCCTCCATGATGGGCGCCCCAAGATTCTTCGGCCGCAGGAAGCGTCTGGCGGCAGCGGCGCGTCTCCGGCCAAATCCGGTCAAATCCAATGGAAAAACAGCCCTCCTGCCCGGCCAAGCGACCAAGCTCCAATAGCAGAACCCAATGGTCGTCACGCAGCAG ATGCTGTCCAACCAAGTTTGTGTTTCCACATTGCTTCTTATGGCATTGAAAGCGTCTTCAAAGGCTTCCTCTTCCTCATACTTGTACATGCAAGCACTGAAATCAGCAAGTACATTTGGTCCATCCTCGTCTTTTTTCTTATGAG CTTCACCATACATCAAGTCCCTTTGTCGCCTGGTTCGCAAGTGGTTCTTGCGATCACGACATGTGTAGCCAAGGTTCAGTGGACCACCAACTTGTCGACTTGCAAACTCATGGGCTTTTCTCGGTACAATTCCTGA